The following coding sequences are from one Microvirgula aerodenitrificans DSM 15089 window:
- the hemF gene encoding oxygen-dependent coproporphyrinogen oxidase, protein MLSVTELKTYFTGLQARIVGSLEALDGQAFVRDSWTRPEGGGGTSCVIEGGNVFERGGVNFSHVSGACLPPSASASRPELAGRGFEALGVSLVLHPRNPYAPTTHMNVRVFVATRDGEAPVWWFGGGMDLTPYYGFEDDARHFHTACRDALAPFGADRHPAYKAWCDRYFFLKHRNEARGIGGIFFDDLNDLGYERSFALTRSVGDAFLGAYLPILARRGDLPFGEREREWQAIRRGRYVEFNLVYDRGTLFGLQSGGRTESILMSMPPRVEWRYAHAPAAGSDEARLLDAFLPPRDWLAAA, encoded by the coding sequence ATGCTCTCCGTTACCGAACTCAAAACCTATTTCACCGGCCTGCAGGCGCGCATCGTCGGCAGCCTGGAAGCGCTGGACGGCCAGGCCTTCGTCCGCGACAGCTGGACACGTCCCGAAGGCGGCGGCGGCACCAGCTGCGTGATCGAGGGCGGCAATGTGTTCGAGCGCGGCGGGGTGAATTTCTCCCATGTCAGCGGCGCCTGTCTGCCGCCGTCGGCCTCGGCCTCGCGCCCGGAACTGGCCGGCCGCGGCTTCGAGGCGCTCGGCGTGTCGCTGGTGCTGCATCCGCGCAATCCGTATGCACCGACCACGCACATGAACGTGCGGGTGTTCGTCGCCACCCGCGACGGCGAGGCACCGGTGTGGTGGTTCGGCGGCGGCATGGACCTGACGCCGTATTACGGCTTCGAGGACGACGCCCGCCATTTCCACACCGCCTGTCGCGACGCGCTGGCGCCCTTCGGCGCCGATCGCCATCCGGCCTACAAGGCCTGGTGTGACCGCTACTTCTTCCTCAAGCACCGCAATGAGGCGCGCGGCATCGGCGGCATCTTCTTCGACGACCTGAACGACCTTGGCTACGAGCGCAGCTTTGCGCTGACGCGCTCGGTTGGCGACGCCTTTCTCGGCGCCTACCTGCCGATCCTGGCGCGGCGCGGCGATCTGCCCTTCGGCGAGCGCGAACGCGAGTGGCAGGCGATCCGTCGCGGACGCTACGTCGAATTCAACCTGGTCTACGATCGCGGCACGCTGTTCGGCCTGCAGTCGGGGGGACGCACCGAGTCGATCCTGATGTCAATGCCGCCCAGAGTCGAGTGGCGCTATGCGCATGCGCCGGCCGCCGGCAGTGACGAAGCGCGGCTGCTTGACGCTTTCCTGCCGCCGCGCGACTGGCTGGCTGCGGCCTGA